The following DNA comes from Corynebacterium urogenitale.
CTTCGGATCGGTGGTGATCAGCACGCCGAGGCTGTGGAACACCCGCTCGTCCACGGATCCCAGAATGGTCGTGACGTGCGCATTGCACCCGCGCAGGTTCTTCAGCTCCGCCAGCGCCTTCTCGGCCTCCGGGCTCGTCTCCGCGGACACGCTCAGCGCGATGAGCACCTCGTCGGTGTGCAGGCGCGGGTTCTGACTACCCAGATGCTTGGTCTTCAGCGTCTGGATCGGCGCGATGGAACCTGGCGACAGCAGGTGCACATCGTCCGGAACACCCGCCAAGTGCTTGAGCGCGTTGAGTAGCATCGCGGCCGAGCATCCCAGCAGATCACTAGTGCTGCCAGTGACGATGGTGCCGTCCGGCAACTCCAGCGCCGCGCCGGGTTGCTGTGTTCTTTCTTCGACGCCACGAGCCGGCGCCACCACCGTTCGCTGATCCGCGGAGATTCCCGCCTTTGCCATCACCACAGCGGCGCGTTCGGATTGGGTGGAGTCCAAACCTTCGCGGGCTTCCTCCACCAGGGCTTTGAAGTAGCGGCGGATTATTTCCTGGTTGGATGCTTCCCGGCACACCGCATCGTCGGTGATGCAGAGGCCAGCCATGTTCACGCCCATGTCCGTGGGGGACTGGTAGGGGGTCTCGCCAGTGAGGCGTTGCAAGAGGGTCTTGAGCAGTGGGAACGCCTCGACGTCGCGGTTGTAGTTCACGGTGGACTCACCGTAGGCGCTGAGGTGGAAGTGGTCGATGACGTTCGCATCGTTGAGGTCGATCGTGGCGGCTTCGTAGGCCAGATTGACCGGGTGCTCGAGCGGGAGGTTCCAGATGGGGAAGGTTTCGAATTTCGCGTAGCCTGCGTGAATGCCGCGCTGGTGCTCGTGGTAGATCTGCGAGAGGCAGGTGGCGAGCTTGCCGGAGCCAGGGCCGGGGGCGGTGACCACGACGAGGTCGCGCGTAGTGGCTGCGTACTCGTTGCGGCCCAGGCCTTCTTCGGAAACGATGAGGTCCAGGTTGGAGGGGTAGCCGGGGATCACACGGTGGCGGGCCACGCTGATGCCCAGGCGCTCAAGGCGCTGGATGAAGGCCACAGCCAGGCGGTTGTCTTCTTCGAACTGGGTAACCACCACGTGCTCGACAAGGAAGCCCCTGTCACGGAAGACGTCCACGAGGCGTAGTAGGTCGTCTTCATAGGTGATGCCCAGGTCGGCGCGGATTTTTTGGCGCTCGAGATCCTTGGCATTGATGCAGATGAGGACTTCCACTTCATCGCGAATGTGGTCGAGCATCGCGACCTTGTTGTCAGGGGTGAAGCCCGGCAGCACTCGGGAGGCGTGGAAATCGTCGAAGAGCTTACCGCCCATCTCTAGGTAGAGCTTGCCACCGAGTTGTTCGCGGCGTTGTTTGATGTGGTGCGACTGCAGTTCGATGTACTTTGCGCGATCAAATCCGACGCGATGGGCAAGGCTCTCACTCATGCCTGTCGATACTAGCAACCGCCCGAACGGCGGTAGGGCAGTGTTCAACGCTGCGGTTCACCACTGCAGGAGGTGTTGTCCCCGCACCGCCTAGGCATGAATTCACGCCACGCTCGCGCTCGCGCGAGCGGCACTGGTGTGGGGTGCGGACCTGCTGGCGTCGAACGACGACGGACAGGAACGCACACCCACAGTCAGCGAGGGCTTAGCGGTGCAGATCGAAGCGATCCGCCTCCATGATCTTCACCCAAGCGGCAACGAAGTCCTCGACGAACTTGTCGCTGGCATCGTCGGAAGCATAAGCCTCAGCGACGGCGCGCAGCTCAGAGCTGGAGCCGAAGACCAGGTCAGCACGGGTACCGGTGAAGGACTTGCCCGTGGTTGGGTTGGTGCCGTTGTAGCGGGTGGACTTCTCGTCCGCTGCGGTCCACTCGGTGTCGATGTCCAGCAGGTTGACCAGGTAGTCGTTGGTCAGCACGCCCGGACGGTCGGTCAGCACGCCATCCTTGGAGCCATCCCAGTTGGTGTCCAGAACACGCAGGCCAGCGACCAGAACGGTCATCTCCGGCGCGGTCAGACCCAGCAGGTTAGCGCGGTCGATCAGCAGGTGCTCGGCAGGCAGGGAGTGCTTGCCGGAATCGTAGTTACGGAAGCCGTCAGCCCATGGCTCGAGGTAGCCGAAGGACTCCTCGTCGGTCCACTCCTGGGTAGCGTCGCCGCGGCCAGGGGTGAATGGCACGGTCAGCTCCTTGCCGGCAGCCTTGGCAGCCTGCTCGATGCCCACGCCACCGGCCAGGACGATGAGGTCTGCCAGGGAGACGTTGATACCGGTGGAGGACTTCACCTCGTTGAGCTTGTCCAGAACCTTGGACAGCTGAGCTGGGTTGTTGACCTCCCAGTCCTTCTGCGGAGCCAGGGCGATGCGAGCACCGTTGGCGCCACCGCGGAAGTCGGAGTTACGGAAGGTGGATGCTGAAGCCCACGCGGTGGAGACCAGCTCGCTGACGGACAGGCCGGACTCGGCGATGGCGGACTTCAGGGTGGAAATTTCCGCATCGGTGACGACGTGCTCCGGAGCAGGAATTGGGTCCTGCCAGATCAGGTCCTCGGTTGGGGCTTCCTTGCCCACGTAACGGGTCTTCGGGCCTAGGTCGCGGTGGATCAGCTTGAACCATGCGC
Coding sequences within:
- a CDS encoding DUF1846 domain-containing protein produces the protein MSESLAHRVGFDRAKYIELQSHHIKQRREQLGGKLYLEMGGKLFDDFHASRVLPGFTPDNKVAMLDHIRDEVEVLICINAKDLERQKIRADLGITYEDDLLRLVDVFRDRGFLVEHVVVTQFEEDNRLAVAFIQRLERLGISVARHRVIPGYPSNLDLIVSEEGLGRNEYAATTRDLVVVTAPGPGSGKLATCLSQIYHEHQRGIHAGYAKFETFPIWNLPLEHPVNLAYEAATIDLNDANVIDHFHLSAYGESTVNYNRDVEAFPLLKTLLQRLTGETPYQSPTDMGVNMAGLCITDDAVCREASNQEIIRRYFKALVEEAREGLDSTQSERAAVVMAKAGISADQRTVVAPARGVEERTQQPGAALELPDGTIVTGSTSDLLGCSAAMLLNALKHLAGVPDDVHLLSPGSIAPIQTLKTKHLGSQNPRLHTDEVLIALSVSAETSPEAEKALAELKNLRGCNAHVTTILGSVDERVFHSLGVLITTDPKFQRKRLYRK